In the genome of Populus trichocarpa isolate Nisqually-1 chromosome 10, P.trichocarpa_v4.1, whole genome shotgun sequence, the window ttaattaatttttttataacacaattgtaccatcaaaaatatttttatagaacaaatccaataatacaataaaagatTACAAACAATGATTCAAGTGAATTCTTCATCTTTAAAGAATAAGTGCGGCCACTCAAATTATTGTTACTAATCTTTTGTGACggtgataaatttattttattgagatttttttgatattatcataatattaatattgtaaaaaaagttttgatatgcctttataattttatatttttaaaaaattaaaaatatatttttttaatatatatatatatatatttttgtagaaATTACTTCGAATTTGAggttgttaaaaaaagaagaaaagattgcTATtctgagagagggagagagagagagatcgctTTCATCGGTGCGCGCGCACACAGAGTATGAGGAGGATTTTGTCGGCACCCCATCTCTTGCTTTCACTGCCCCTCTGGCAGTATCTGCTCCTTTTATCTCGCCATTAATTGTCTCCGTCTTTTACGATTCTAGAATAATTACCTGATGCATAAAAGTTTAATGCCCTCGTCAGTTTTACCTCGGGTCACTCCCGTTGTAGATAAGTTTAGTTTCCTTGTTACCATTACAGGTCTGAATCAAAGGAAGGGCTGAAATTTCTTGGGCCTGCCGAATGGAGACGATGAATAATATCTGCATTGATGCcagaaattcaatttgaaaacattaaaaaaaatctgcttttgaatattttaaatttagatattgACACTGTTACAACGGGATCATTATAGATATTTCTATATCATTCTGGTAACCAGTATATTGTAAATTCCAGGGCAGCACACATGCATGTCGTTTGATGCATTTCCTCCCCTACGTTTCGATTTTATACCGAGAAAACTCAGTCAGCATCGTTGAAGCTCGACTAGAAAAACGCAAATAATATGGACTGTGAAGGGAGCAAAATTGGGtggaaataaacaaaatatcgGCGCTGCAATCCAGTCGACGGCAGAAAAGTGTGTGTGTTTTGATCAAGGAAATACCCATTAGAATTCTGGGTCTTTAATTCTTCGTAGCCAGAACATGATATGTAGTGGCTGATCTCGCATGCTCACGTATATATTCGAGGGCAGTTTGCACAGAATGGACAAAAGTTGGTAGTGGAGGGGAGGGGTGGATGGCTGGGTGGCATTCAGGCAATGGTCCTTTGTGAAGTAGGAGTTGGCGGTTCCTGTCAGCAGAGGACAGACAGCAAAGCAGGGTCAAACTCCGGCTCTCCGTCCCATTCCCACATCGGGTCTTCCTTTTACAACTGGGACACGTGTATCTTTAACTGAGGTACAAGTGGCGTTCAGGGGTCTTGTCACACCTTcaacaatcaatcaaatatttaaatcttaGTTGATTCTCCATCAATGGGTGCACAATTCTGCAATTGCCCTTGCCTGCCACTTTCTTGAACCAATGGcttatattatatatgtgtgtgtgtgtgtgtgtggggagGTATAGTAGGCAGCCGTCACTGCCAGCCTGATGAGTTTCATCCGGCTAAACGCTTCGCTGTTACAAATAGGTTCTTTGcattgtacttttttttttttatcttttccatTTTCAGTTAACGTGTACTACTATTTCGATCTTATTTTTGGAGGTAATTGTGAGgtttaaagaaatttatttagaaatatattaaaataatattttttattttttaaaaattatttttagtatcatttcattaaaacaatctaaaaatataaaaaaaataattttaaataaaaaatattacaatttttgGAAAATGCGGTTTcaaccacattctcaaacactgCCTTCGTAACCTACCGGATAGGTGATTCATTCTACGCGGTgagcaaatttaaaatttttactaGTGAGTAttttcaatactttttttttggtttttagcacttaaaaaaatagcatagtacataaaatatttagaaaagtagCACAATTTAGAGAGTCACAAGTGATATATGCAACTCATGAGTCTCTCCAAAGTTAAAAATAGACCCAGAAATTTACAATAatgagaggagagaggagagggagaaagaaagaggaaaaaaagaccTCAAAGACACCGAAACTCTAATGACAACGTTGTCAGCATCGTTGGAAAGATATCAACGAGATGAATTCAACGACATCAAGGAAGGTCACAACGGTGATTTGATGAGTCGTCCAAATGTGTTGGGGCTCACTTGCCTTTTGGACGACTCGTGTGGCACACTTCGGTCACCATTGGTGACTTTCCTTGCTGTCGTTGAATTCATCTTGTCGAAATCTTTTCAACGGTACCGACAGTGTCATTATCAAAGCTTTGATGTGcctctaagattttttttattatttgtttgttctctctctcctctctcctccctgtaatttgtgaagagagaggagagaaaaaaaatattgaaaacacaTCGAAGTTTCGGTGACAACACCACCAACACTGTTGGAAAAATCTGGACGAGACTAATCCAGCGATATCAAGGAAGGTCACCAACGGTGATCGAAGTGCACCACAAGAGCCGTCCGAAGAAAAATGAGCTTTGATACATTTGTACATCTCGTGTGGCATACTTTGGTCATTGTTCTTGGTCTTTCTTGGTGtcattgtatttttcttgttgatatCTTTCCAACGATATCGGTGGTGTCGTCATTAGAGTTTCGGCGTGTTTccaggatttttttatttcttcccttgtttttttctttctcctttctttttattgtaaattatgtCCACCTATTTTTAACTTTGGAGAAAGCCTCATATGACATTTGTGACTCTTTAAACCAttctacttttttaaaaattttgtactatgttattttatccattttttttagtgCTAAAGTACAAAAACATTCTTTTcaaatgaacaagaaaaatccaaagACATGACTCTTAATAAcctgatttaaaaatatatatatacagcgaactaaaataatagtaataattaactatgaaaaaaaagttatcggTGCCATACttaagaggagaaaaaaaaaagatcgttGGAGACTCTCTGTGTATACCGCCCCACTACTAGAAAAAACTCATCGAGTTAGTTCTAACATCACTGTAAAACATTATATGACGAAACCAAAAGAGGTTGCACACGCTGTTAAAACAGCAACCCgaaaagcaaatcaaacaaaacatcatGAAGTGAGCatctcatgcttatatttaattaattaatctaatttaattcaaaGACAAAGTTTCGTTTAATAAACCTAGATTTAACAAGGAACatgaagtaaaaaatactaaagATAATTCCGATCATTTTcgaaactagtaaaaaaaactacaaaaagcaagcaaaaaaaaaaagcgaagctcaatctccaattaaataaatgttgaatgatgaaactaaaaaaaataagattaaaaaaacaaacttgaacGAATCTACTAAACCTATATAATCTCTCAAACTCACAACCCATGAAATTTAAACCCTGGCTCAATTAAGAAGTTTAACTCCCAACCAATTTTACGTTGAAtggtgaaataaataaataaaatatcaagaatctTGCATGGAAAACCCAAGCAATTCCTTGAGATGGAGGGTCTGCTTAAACGATTCAAACACTATCCTAGAAACCACCGTTTGACCGTCGAACAACGTCTCACGCACTTCATAAATGATGTGGATGTTTCTCATCTACAtgcaccaattatttttttaaaaaaataatattttatatttattaaatatcatctcaattcaacttgattataaaaaacaaacatgttgaAACTATGAAATCATCCCTGACGGTAAAATATGAAAAGCTTATGAAtaccaattcaatattttttacttctaagagcaattaagttattttaatatatttaaaagatataaaaatatttatttgtttcaaataaatctaataagatCCAATACGGTGTTACTCTTAATAACAAGGTAATTGATTTCATTTAAGAATAACATAATAGTTATTTTACGATTTTAATCCACACTAGGCTGTATCAAAGTTCtcaaaaatccattttatttgatttttcaaaattttgacaattatatatataaataaaataccaaatGTCCCCACGATTTCTTAGACGAATCCAATCCAGTGGCACCGAAGGAGCGGAACGTGCATGCGACCCCACAGTCGCAGTGCACAGTGTGCATTTAGTTCTCCTCTGATCAGCCCCGTATTGACACGGGGAATTAAGTTCGTATTTGAGCTGTAACTTGCCGGTCAGACAAGGATTAATTTAACGAAGTAACGACATGTGTCacctgtatttttttaaattttaatttttaaaagaataaaaaaaatattattttaatatgaaaaatcttggtaaaaattattttaaatattattttaaattgtaatttatatatatatacatacatatgaAAAATCTTGGCAACAATTATTCTGTCGTAACTACagattccttttgttttattttttattttttttcttgctggaAGAAATGCTTGCTGCTGCAtgcttcaaagaaaaaatatatttcccAGTAATTTCTTCGTTCGCgtggaaaagaaaaatgcaatacCTCGTAGAAGGGTCATTAGCCCAAAATTTtgggtaattttattttagtatttttagattattttggtgtgttgatgttaaaaattatttttaaaaaataaaatatattattttaatacattaacaaataaaatttattttaaaaactgaaCACTCCTACCAAAACAGTGCTGCACAAGAAGCAGCTAATTAGCAAATGGATCAgatcaaaaataaaaggattaacaATAGACAGGGAGGAGTTAACGAAAAGTAAAAACAAGAAGTgggaataaaatgaaaagaaggtgGACAAAAAGGGAATAACAAAGAGTCTCAAAAGCTACAAGAGACCGGAATGACAGAGAGTGAGCGTAGCGGTAGCGGTAGTGAAATCATGTTGACTCACAGTGATGGTGCATTTGCTCCAGCCTCTCCGTTATTtctttgaaagaaagaaaattatacGTCTCACTCCCTCTTCTATTCCTCAGCTGGTAAGTAAGAAAAAAGGCTACTTACTCGTCTATCTTAGCCCCTTTACCTTTTACCCCCCTCTGTTTCTGTGTTCATGTCAAGAAGCAACTGCTGCAAAGGAGAGAGAAATTTGGAATCCGGCAACACCCCATTTCCTAAAGTTCTTCAAATGGGAATTTCCATGTcttattctttttctatttttatttgaaagccgAAGttgacccccccccccctttctGCCCAGTTTCTTTTGcgattttttacttgaaagctGCTGAAATTTTTGGTTAGTTTAAGGGTGAGCGTTAAAGATTGACAAGGGATATATGtcgtttttttttggtttgccgAGAAAGgtggaaggaaaaataaaattcgaggaagaaaggtaaaagaaataaaagaaacagaatTCTCTGGCCTGATTCTCGAGATGGTTTTTATGGAGTTATGTTTCCGCACAAGAAACGGAAACCATAGGCATTAAGTTTCCTGTTTCTTATCTCCCCTTTTAAGTTCCGTTGTCAGTAACATCActgctatttatttattcattttttcttctaatgatGAGAGATATTCATTCTAGGAAGCTCAATTATTGGGTTGTGTTTCCATTTATGTTTAATGCAATATGTTCTTATACTTAAATGTTATTGCTCACATGTTTTTTCTGCTACTTCTTTTTTCCTGAAATAGACGcgcaaaataaattataagcttGTTTGCTGGTTTCGTGAGTTTTGGAAAATTGAACTGAActcgtttttcttcttcttgttttttattattcctttgAGGCAGATGTTTAATAAGTGTTCCTTATTCAGTtgttaaattaatcattttgcATTCTTACATACTGTCTGCAGTTATACATTTGTTCTCCTGATGGACTTCTGGAGTTATGCTTCAGAAGGAAAAGGCCTTCTGTTCTCTGATGAAATAGATTTATCTGCTGATgcatttacaagaagtagaaaAGCATCGATAGGATGCGATACAGAAGCGGCTGAGAGTGCAGAGTCTTTAGATCTTGGTTTCTCTGAAATCCCAAGAAAACCCTTTCATGGTAGCAAAACGGGTGCGGGGATGTTTGGTGGTAGCTGTGTTGGTATTGATTCAAGTAAACTAGTAGTAGGCTCTCCTAATTGTATGATTGCCTCCAATTCGTCAATGGAATCTAGGTCCAATCATTCGAATTCTCTCATGGAATCTAATAGTCAGGATTCATCACTATTTGATTTGAAGCTAGGGAGATTGGCTGATTGCATAGATGCACAGAATAGTAGGTTTTCGAAAGAGAGATTTTTGTTATCTTCAGCAAGTCCAACTACTCAGGCAAAGCGTGCTCCAATGGCGAGTTTGCGCCCTCGGATTTCCTTTTGCCAGGTCTATGATTGTAACAAGGATCTTAGTTCCTCCAAGGATTACCACAAGAGGCATAAAGTTTGTGAGGTTCATACGAAAACTCctcaagttattgttaatggcAATGAACAGAGGTTTTGTCAGCAGTGTAGCAGGTTggtttatttatagttttttttttttccgattaaTCATGGTATTTATCTCAGTTCTTAGTcaagacaatatttttattgtcgCTTTGCTTATAGGGTCACCAATAAGGTAATTTATGAACTTAATATGGCAATTCTACATGAATAAATTTGGATGATTGTTGGTTTACTGGAAAGGGAAATAACACCACAAAATGGAATAAAAGTAGGATGTTAGTTCACGCTTTGAGTTTCACAAGACGATGAGGTTTTGGATTTTCAGTGCATATGTCGGTTTAAACTGCCATGACAGTTATATATCaagtatgataaaaaagaagaagaagacactTATGCATCAAGTATATGGCAGGTTTATTAGTATCTTCCtgtacccccccccccctcttatttttttgagcAAGCTCAATGTCTTACTAATATGAATCCTGATATCTTGGATTATTCAGGTTTCACTTGCTGGTTGAGTTTGATGATGGTAAGCGCAGTTGTCGTAAACGCCTGGCAGGCCACAATGAACGCAGACGAAAGCCTCAATTTGGTACCCTCTCTGTCAAGCCTCATAAGCTACTGCATCCATTTCAAAGTATTTACAGCTCGTACTCATGAATCAATCTACTTAGGAAATGTAATTCAATTTTACATTGAGGCCAAATGAACAGACATGAGCTTCTCTGCTTCCCATGGAAAAGTAGGAAAAACCAATTTTCTTTAACTTCATATGATGCTTCTTAAAGATCCATGACCTCTAGAGTGGACATTTTTGCCctataataatttttccaaTTTGCTAATAATCACTGAATATGCATAttctttaaagtattttatCGGGACTATCTTTTCATTATTCCTCTGACATGTTTCTTTGATGGTTGATCTAATTCTTTGAACTATTTTATCCGCGACAGATAAAATTAAGGTTAGGCCATCTCTTAATGCTTGTCTTGTTTCACAAAAACTGTAAAAGGGCCTGTTTCAAAATCCAGGTTTATGTTTCATTGTTTCATGTATTTTCAGTTATCCTAGCAGAATCCGACActtattgttgttttgttttttaaatgacgTCTTAGTTCAATGACTAAGTAATTGGACGGTACAAACAACTCAAATAAGTGGAGatatgcaatttttattttataaagatattCTGAGGCTAATCTTTGCACTAATGTAACTATTGCTTCAAAAACATTATGCTTGCctaactttttaatttcattcaaatttAAGAGATGTTGTCTTGTTTCTGACAATATTATGGATTGAGCAGGCACCAAATTTCTGGGGACTTCCTTGGCAAAGAGAACATCCTTTCTTTTTCCAAACATGCTTCCAGGAGGTACTTTTTGTCCACAAAGTTATGAAGAAGATAATTGGCGTAAGCATGTTAAATTGGAAGAGAATTCAATTTACAGCTCTCCATCGGCAATACCCATAAGAAATGGGCAGTTGCTGCCAAGGTCATTCCTCCATTTGCATGGCAACAGGATACAAAAGACTTGTGGAATTTCTCCACTGGACACTGAGGACCTCACTATTTCTAACACAGCAACAACTATTAATGAGTTAGCTGGGGTGTCGCACTCTAGCTGTGCTCTCTCTCTTCTGTCAGCAGCTGAATCACAGGACTTGAGCCATTCTGCAGGAAATATAATGGTTAGGCCCTTGGTCAGTCAAGCGGGTGGTGCTTGTCAGACCTTGGGTATTGCTAACAAATCTTTAGGGGT includes:
- the LOC7485874 gene encoding squamosa promoter-binding-like protein 6 isoform X1 — encoded protein: MSFFFGLPRKVEGKIKFEEESYTFVLLMDFWSYASEGKGLLFSDEIDLSADAFTRSRKASIGCDTEAAESAESLDLGFSEIPRKPFHGSKTGAGMFGGSCVGIDSSKLVVGSPNCMIASNSSMESRSNHSNSLMESNSQDSSLFDLKLGRLADCIDAQNSRFSKERFLLSSASPTTQAKRAPMASLRPRISFCQVYDCNKDLSSSKDYHKRHKVCEVHTKTPQVIVNGNEQRFCQQCSRFHLLVEFDDGKRSCRKRLAGHNERRRKPQFGTKFLGTSLAKRTSFLFPNMLPGGTFCPQSYEEDNWRKHVKLEENSIYSSPSAIPIRNGQLLPRSFLHLHGNRIQKTCGISPLDTEDLTISNTATTINELAGVSHSSCALSLLSAAESQDLSHSAGNIMVRPLVSQAGGACQTLGIANKSLGVGSSEKYVPIGINSFGMNFIEVDNMGPFGVSGSGHAADLKVETDGFLHHSDFLNAKHCVSPANESTVDWLQLSSHLQRVEQQRNSMKVKHENEDFCSFGATYRV
- the LOC7485874 gene encoding squamosa promoter-binding-like protein 6 isoform X2, producing the protein MDFWSYASEGKGLLFSDEIDLSADAFTRSRKASIGCDTEAAESAESLDLGFSEIPRKPFHGSKTGAGMFGGSCVGIDSSKLVVGSPNCMIASNSSMESRSNHSNSLMESNSQDSSLFDLKLGRLADCIDAQNSRFSKERFLLSSASPTTQAKRAPMASLRPRISFCQVYDCNKDLSSSKDYHKRHKVCEVHTKTPQVIVNGNEQRFCQQCSRFHLLVEFDDGKRSCRKRLAGHNERRRKPQFGTKFLGTSLAKRTSFLFPNMLPGGTFCPQSYEEDNWRKHVKLEENSIYSSPSAIPIRNGQLLPRSFLHLHGNRIQKTCGISPLDTEDLTISNTATTINELAGVSHSSCALSLLSAAESQDLSHSAGNIMVRPLVSQAGGACQTLGIANKSLGVGSSEKYVPIGINSFGMNFIEVDNMGPFGVSGSGHAADLKVETDGFLHHSDFLNAKHCVSPANESTVDWLQLSSHLQRVEQQRNSMKVKHENEDFCSFGATYRV